A region from the Hypericibacter adhaerens genome encodes:
- the mutS gene encoding DNA mismatch repair protein MutS, whose translation MAAEGGATPLMAQYLAIKAQNRDCLLFYRMGDFYELFFEDAVKASAALDIALTKRGKHDGQDIAMCGVPVHAADAYLARLIRQGFKVAVCEQIEDPAEAKKRGAKAVVKRDVIRVVTPGTLTEDTLLDARRHNYLAALADAAGGLGLAWLDISTGDFQLQAVEPRDLAAVLARLSPGELLVPERLLAQAALKEQLADWTPILSPLPSSRFDSEAARKRLEAFYGVKALDAFGSFERAEIAAAGTLIDYVQLTQRGKLPRLSAPRRLARGSVMEIDAATRRNLELTETLSGTREGSLIAAIDRSVTGAGARALAAALAAPSTDPAIVGARLDMVERLVSGAALREDLRALLRRAPDIERALSRLMLGRGGPRDLAALKAGLAVAGEVRRLLEREADLPSGLAAAARHLGDHAALVGELERALAPELPVITRDGGFIAAGFHAELDELRNLRDHSRRLILELEARYRNETATPSLKIRHNNVLGYYVEATATHADKLKENRLFIHRQSMASAMRFTTVELGELERKIASAADKALAIELQLFEALVERVRDAGDAVAEAARALALIDLTAGLAELAAERGYCRPVVAEDQGFTIAAGRHPVVEAALEAKGETRFVPNDCDLGPERRLWLLTGPNMAGKSTFLRQNALIAILAQMGSFVPAARAHIGVVDRLFSRVGAADDLARGRSTFMVEMVETAAILNQAGPRALVILDEIGRGTATFDGLSIAWATVEHLHEVNRCRALFATHYHELTSLSAKLAALAPYTMRVKEWQGEVVFLHEVAPGAADRSYGIHVAKLAGLPAAAVTRAEEVLTLLEQGEQAGALAKLADDLPLFSAAATRPPRSGPPAPNAVEEALKALHPDELSPREALEALYRLRSLLSSS comes from the coding sequence ATGGCGGCGGAAGGCGGCGCCACGCCGCTGATGGCGCAGTATCTCGCCATCAAGGCGCAGAACCGCGACTGCCTGCTGTTCTACCGGATGGGCGATTTCTACGAGCTGTTCTTCGAGGACGCGGTCAAGGCCTCGGCCGCCCTCGATATCGCGCTCACCAAGCGCGGCAAGCATGACGGGCAGGACATCGCCATGTGCGGCGTACCGGTTCACGCCGCCGACGCCTATCTGGCCCGCCTGATCCGCCAGGGCTTCAAGGTCGCGGTCTGCGAGCAGATCGAGGATCCGGCCGAGGCGAAGAAGCGCGGCGCCAAGGCCGTGGTGAAGCGCGACGTCATCCGCGTGGTGACGCCCGGCACCTTGACCGAGGACACGCTGCTCGACGCCCGCCGGCACAACTACCTCGCGGCGCTGGCCGATGCCGCGGGCGGTCTGGGGCTCGCCTGGCTCGACATCTCGACCGGCGATTTCCAGCTCCAGGCCGTGGAGCCGCGCGACCTCGCGGCCGTGCTGGCGCGGCTTTCGCCGGGCGAGCTCCTGGTGCCCGAGCGGCTGCTGGCGCAGGCGGCGCTCAAGGAGCAGCTCGCCGATTGGACGCCGATCCTGTCGCCCCTGCCCTCGAGCCGCTTCGACAGCGAGGCCGCGCGCAAGCGGCTGGAGGCGTTCTACGGCGTCAAGGCGCTCGACGCCTTCGGCAGCTTCGAGCGCGCCGAGATCGCGGCCGCGGGCACGCTCATCGACTATGTCCAGCTGACCCAGCGCGGCAAGCTGCCGCGTCTCTCCGCACCCCGGCGTCTCGCGCGCGGCTCGGTGATGGAGATCGACGCGGCGACGCGGCGCAACCTGGAGCTGACCGAGACGCTGTCGGGCACGCGCGAGGGCTCGCTCATCGCCGCGATCGACCGCAGCGTCACCGGTGCCGGCGCCCGCGCGCTCGCGGCGGCGCTGGCCGCGCCCTCGACCGATCCCGCGATCGTCGGGGCCCGGCTCGACATGGTGGAGCGGCTGGTCTCAGGCGCGGCGCTGCGCGAGGATCTGCGGGCCCTGCTGCGCCGCGCGCCCGATATCGAGCGGGCCCTGTCGCGGCTGATGCTGGGCCGCGGCGGTCCGCGCGACCTGGCCGCGCTCAAGGCGGGTCTCGCCGTCGCGGGCGAGGTCCGCCGGTTGCTGGAGCGCGAAGCCGACCTGCCCTCGGGGCTCGCCGCCGCCGCGCGCCATCTGGGCGACCATGCGGCGCTGGTGGGCGAGCTCGAGCGGGCGCTGGCGCCGGAGCTGCCGGTCATCACGCGCGACGGCGGCTTCATCGCGGCCGGATTCCATGCCGAGCTCGACGAGCTGCGCAATCTGCGCGACCACAGCCGGCGCCTGATCCTCGAGCTCGAGGCGCGCTACCGCAACGAGACCGCCACGCCTTCGCTCAAGATCCGGCACAACAACGTGCTGGGCTATTATGTCGAGGCCACCGCCACCCACGCCGACAAGCTCAAGGAGAACCGCCTCTTCATCCATCGCCAGTCGATGGCCTCGGCGATGCGCTTCACCACGGTCGAGCTGGGCGAGCTCGAGCGCAAGATCGCGTCCGCCGCCGACAAGGCGCTCGCGATCGAGCTGCAGCTGTTCGAGGCGCTGGTGGAGCGGGTGCGGGATGCGGGCGACGCGGTCGCCGAGGCGGCGCGCGCGCTGGCGCTGATCGATCTGACGGCGGGTCTGGCCGAGCTCGCGGCGGAGCGCGGTTATTGCCGTCCCGTCGTCGCGGAGGATCAGGGCTTTACGATCGCCGCCGGCCGCCATCCGGTGGTCGAGGCGGCGCTCGAGGCCAAGGGCGAGACGCGCTTCGTGCCCAACGATTGCGATCTGGGGCCGGAGCGCCGGCTCTGGCTCCTGACCGGGCCCAACATGGCGGGCAAGTCGACCTTCCTGCGCCAGAACGCCCTCATCGCGATCCTGGCGCAGATGGGGAGCTTCGTGCCGGCGGCCCGCGCCCATATCGGCGTGGTGGACCGCCTCTTCAGTCGCGTGGGCGCGGCCGACGATCTCGCCCGCGGCCGCTCGACCTTCATGGTCGAGATGGTCGAGACCGCGGCGATCCTCAACCAGGCGGGCCCGCGCGCGCTCGTCATCCTCGACGAGATCGGGCGCGGCACCGCCACTTTCGACGGGCTCTCCATCGCCTGGGCCACGGTCGAGCATCTGCACGAGGTCAATCGCTGCCGCGCGCTCTTCGCCACCCATTATCACGAGCTGACCTCGCTCTCGGCCAAGCTCGCCGCGCTCGCGCCCTACACCATGCGGGTGAAGGAATGGCAGGGCGAGGTCGTGTTCCTGCATGAGGTGGCGCCGGGTGCGGCCGACCGTTCCTACGGCATCCATGTCGCCAAGCTCGCCGGATTGCCGGCGGCGGCGGTGACGCGCGCGGAGGAGGTGCTGACGCTGCTCGAGCAGGGCGAGCAGGCGGGCGCGCTCGCGAAGCTCGCCGACGATCTGCCGCTTTTTTCGGCAGCGGCAACCCGCCCGCCGCGGAGCGGCCCGCCCGCGCCGAACGCCGTCGAGGAAGCCCTGAAGGCGCTTCATCCCGACGAGCTCAGCCCCCGGGAAGCGCTCGAAGCGCTCTATCGTCTCAGAAGCCTGCTGAGTTCCTCCTGA
- a CDS encoding methyl-accepting chemotaxis protein, whose product MRSLSHIRIAPLLNGLFAILLLIVLALLAQNVVQAFSKQRQAAVAVETATTLRHVFNALQAARVERSTFRLALTDEAAVSDKRRADIEGLRDNYRPAIEGILAACAHIDCGDGILQTLTDRAAKADKLRGEGDTAIRSTLDRRRTGLEKEWMTAITDVIETLEDISSKLGARIRQVDPLIAEQVALKDLGYVIRAAAGLDRNLVGDGIKAGSYVPETYAGALVQRGQIDGAWPLVQEIAARPGAPAGVVEAVADAQKIYFEGIRPLESEIDKALAAGQPSPISRDDWQSKTSDSFKALVAVPVAALDVIVDHADEMEAEADRGLILSAALFLGALILGLASFLAVRMRVVRPIASITAAMRRVADGDLAGEVPYEGRHDDIGDLAAALVVFKQNAAEREKAEALNRAEQEQKELRRRALETLVQGFDGTVTGILQIVSSAAEELNATARNMNQVAENAARQASQSSAAAQQTSTNVQGVASAAEEMSTSVAEIARRVDESAKIAASAVAEADQTNGIVANLAHSAGRIGEVVNLINDIASQTNLLALNATIEAARAGEAGKGFAVVASEVKSLANQTAKATEEISAQIGEMQGATSAAVDAIKAIGGTIQRINEITTAIAAAVEEQNATTTEIARNVQQAAAATDSLNGGIREVSQSAAQAGSAGDQVLGAAQELARTADQLRSEIEGFLIRVKVA is encoded by the coding sequence ATGCGCTCGCTTTCCCATATTCGCATTGCGCCTCTTCTCAACGGGTTGTTCGCCATCCTCCTGCTGATCGTGCTGGCCCTCCTGGCCCAGAACGTGGTCCAGGCCTTCTCCAAGCAGCGCCAGGCCGCGGTCGCGGTCGAGACCGCCACCACGCTGCGCCATGTCTTCAACGCGCTGCAGGCGGCCCGCGTCGAGCGCTCCACCTTCCGGCTGGCCCTCACCGACGAAGCGGCCGTCAGCGACAAGCGGCGCGCCGACATCGAGGGCTTGCGCGACAATTATCGCCCGGCGATCGAAGGGATTCTGGCCGCCTGCGCCCATATCGATTGCGGCGACGGCATTCTGCAGACGCTGACGGACCGGGCCGCCAAGGCGGACAAGCTGCGCGGCGAAGGCGATACCGCCATCCGGTCGACACTCGACCGGCGCCGCACCGGCCTCGAGAAGGAATGGATGACCGCCATCACCGACGTCATCGAGACGCTCGAGGATATCTCGAGCAAGCTCGGCGCCCGGATCCGGCAGGTCGATCCGCTCATCGCCGAGCAGGTGGCGCTCAAGGATCTGGGGTACGTCATCCGCGCCGCGGCCGGGCTCGACCGCAACCTGGTCGGCGACGGGATCAAGGCCGGAAGTTATGTGCCCGAGACCTATGCCGGCGCGCTCGTCCAGCGCGGGCAGATCGACGGCGCCTGGCCGCTGGTGCAGGAGATCGCTGCGCGTCCGGGCGCACCGGCCGGTGTGGTCGAGGCCGTCGCCGACGCGCAGAAGATCTATTTCGAGGGGATCCGGCCGCTCGAATCCGAGATCGACAAAGCGCTCGCCGCGGGCCAGCCCTCGCCCATCAGCCGCGACGACTGGCAGTCGAAGACCAGCGACTCCTTCAAGGCCCTGGTCGCGGTTCCGGTCGCGGCTCTCGATGTGATCGTCGATCACGCGGACGAGATGGAGGCCGAGGCCGATCGCGGCCTCATCCTCAGCGCCGCCCTGTTCCTGGGCGCGCTGATCCTCGGGCTCGCGAGCTTCCTCGCCGTGCGGATGCGCGTGGTGCGCCCGATCGCCTCGATCACGGCGGCGATGCGCCGGGTGGCCGATGGCGACCTCGCGGGCGAGGTGCCCTATGAGGGCCGCCATGACGATATCGGCGATCTTGCCGCCGCGCTCGTGGTGTTCAAGCAGAACGCGGCGGAGCGCGAGAAGGCCGAGGCGCTGAACCGTGCCGAGCAGGAGCAGAAGGAGCTCCGCCGGCGCGCTCTGGAGACCCTGGTGCAGGGCTTCGACGGCACCGTCACCGGCATCCTGCAGATCGTGTCCTCGGCGGCGGAGGAGCTGAACGCCACCGCGCGGAACATGAACCAGGTGGCCGAGAACGCCGCGCGCCAGGCGAGCCAGTCGTCGGCTGCGGCGCAGCAGACCTCGACCAACGTCCAGGGTGTCGCCTCCGCAGCCGAGGAGATGTCGACCTCGGTCGCGGAGATCGCGCGCCGGGTCGACGAGAGCGCCAAGATCGCGGCCTCGGCCGTGGCCGAGGCGGATCAGACCAACGGCATCGTCGCCAACCTCGCCCACTCGGCCGGCCGCATCGGCGAGGTGGTGAACCTCATCAACGACATCGCCTCCCAGACCAACCTGCTCGCCCTCAACGCCACCATCGAGGCGGCGCGCGCGGGCGAGGCGGGCAAGGGCTTCGCGGTCGTGGCCTCGGAGGTGAAGAGCCTCGCCAACCAGACGGCCAAGGCGACCGAGGAGATCTCGGCGCAGATCGGCGAGATGCAGGGCGCCACCAGCGCCGCGGTCGATGCCATCAAGGCGATCGGCGGCACGATCCAGCGCATCAACGAGATCACCACTGCCATCGCCGCCGCGGTCGAGGAGCAGAACGCCACCACCACCGAGAT